From the Tissierellales bacterium genome, one window contains:
- the trxA gene encoding thioredoxin, with amino-acid sequence MKDINDDTFNKEVLESDIPVVVDFWAPWCEPCKALVPVLEELDNQYSDRIKFVKLNVDENTITAQQFRILSIPTIKIFKNGEKVERITGFKSKNDLEKVLNKYV; translated from the coding sequence ATGAAGGATATAAATGATGATACATTCAATAAGGAGGTTCTAGAAAGTGATATACCTGTAGTGGTAGATTTCTGGGCACCATGGTGCGAACCCTGCAAGGCTCTTGTTCCTGTATTAGAAGAATTGGATAATCAATATTCAGATAGGATAAAATTTGTTAAACTTAATGTGGATGAAAATACTATTACAGCACAACAATTTAGAATCCTAAGTATACCTACTATAAAAATATTTAAGAACGGAGAAAAAGTAGAACGTATAACAGGGTTTAAAAGTAAAAATGATTTAGAAAAGGTATTAAATAAATATGTGTAG
- a CDS encoding helix-turn-helix domain-containing protein: MKVTYDLQCNLAQTLNLLGDRWTMLVLHRISKDKNTFKELQEVLETIPTNILSNRLKLLERNGLIYSELYNEHPPRYRYIVTEKGKDFNHVFNTMILWSNKYLGNCGRTLCHQGCGNQVEVKYYCKNCNEYVDDLIVKDIK, translated from the coding sequence TTGAAAGTTACTTATGATTTACAGTGTAATTTAGCTCAAACTCTTAATTTATTAGGAGATAGATGGACTATGCTAGTTCTCCACAGAATATCTAAGGATAAAAATACTTTTAAGGAATTGCAAGAAGTTCTAGAAACTATTCCAACTAATATTCTTTCTAATAGGTTAAAACTTCTTGAGAGAAATGGACTTATATACTCAGAACTATATAATGAGCATCCTCCAAGATATAGATACATTGTAACAGAGAAGGGAAAAGATTTTAATCATGTATTTAATACAATGATACTTTGGTCAAATAAATATTTAGGTAACTGTGGTAGAACTTTATGTCATCAAGGATGTGGTAATCAAGTAGAAGTAAAATACTACTGTAAAAACTGTAATGAATATGTTGATGATCTAATTGTAAAGGACATTAAGTAA